The following DNA comes from Candidatus Stoquefichus sp. SB1.
AATAGTCAAATAATTTTGAAGATGTTGTTTAGGAAAATGAAATATATCAGAAAATGTGTCTAATAATTCAATAGACTTTATTTTACTAATATTTAAAGTTTTGTGAAAACGATTATCTAATGTTAATAATCTGAATTTATCATTTTTTAAAGAATATTCAATTTGATAAGGTATACAAACAATATCTTTATTTAAATAAGAAATAAGAACCTTTCTTTTATTTTCAATAGCTTTTAAAAGAAGATGAAAATGTTTTTGATATGTTTTGTCATCATATGGATCACCATCAGCATATTGATCATATATTTTATAATCCTCCAAAGTAAATAAAGGTTCTTCATCAATATGTGGAAATTGAATTGAAAAAAGTTTAAATCTAGGATCAAGACTCATTGATTTTAGCCATCTTTTCTCTAAAATAGTGAGTGGCATTGTTGGAGAATGCTGGAGCGGTGTTTGTAGAGACTGTGTTATAACTTGCCAATTTTCATCTTTAATAGCAGGAATAATATGTAAAGGACTTTCTTGGAAGGCATATTTGTGGATGATTTCTAACATTTTCTCTTCAGTTAATTTATGCTCAAGAGCAAGTTCAATCATTTTGTGAACTGATTGATAATAGCAACCATATATTTCATGAAACAGCATTATTCATCAACTCCTTCTATATTATACATTTGATACATTTTTAAAAGATCATTCTTAAACTCATTTTCAATTGTCCGATTTGAAAAATGTAATTCAGTTATTCGACAAATAAAAGTTCTTATCCAAGGAATCATCTCTAATGTATCATAAACATCAGCAACAAAACGATAATGACAATCATCAATTTGAATAATATCTCCACATCTTTTTTCTCTTAATAATCTTTGATAAATATATGATTCATATTTTTGAATAAAAATAACAAATTCAACATGTTCTAACTTCTTTCGAGGATAACATTGAATAGACCATATATGCTTTTCAATTTGTTGTAGTTTTTGTCTATGTTCCTGAAATGTAGGCTGAATATCTTGTAATATAATATCAGTCATAAAATCAATGCGATAACTTTTGATTGTCTTAAAATGAAAAGAATAAGCCAAAAGATGTGTGCGTCCTGTTTGTGAACTTATGTATATTCGTAAAGGAATCACATGAAACGTATGTTGAAGCTGGGAATGAGGATTTTGACTTTGAATAAGAATATCTCTACGTTGTTGCATGGCATCAAATAATTGATATATGATTTCACTATCAATAGCATCAGCAATATAATGATGTTTAAAACGAAAAATATGTTGATGGGGAATTTTGTTGAGAAGATAGTAACCAATAACCCCAAGAATACCTATTTCAGAATAAAATGAGAGAGCCTGCTTATAGTCGTCTAAATCTATAGAAACAGCTCTTTGATATACATTTTGTTTCCCAGATTTGTTTTTTTGAATCAAACCTAATTGAGTATATTCATTCAATTTCTTTCTTAATGTTGATTCATCAAAAATAAGAGGATGTTGAAAATCTTCTAAATAAATATCGATTTGATTCAAGATATCTTGAAGAGATAATTCTATTGATGGAGTGTACAATATATCAAAAATCATAAAATGCAAAGTTATATCTTTAGCTGTAAAACTTTTTGATTGAAAAGCAGCATATAAAGGATTATGAGAAATCCGACGACTATCAATAGATAAGAAAATAACTTTAGAAGATTGATATTCAAAGGACATATAATCTTTTAAATAACTTTCAAGACGTCTTCTCTCATTATCATAAGAACGCTTGCTGTTATGATACAGATCATCTCTACTTTTAAAACCATAGATATAAAATTCGTGCATATAAGTTCTTATTT
Coding sequences within:
- a CDS encoding WYL domain-containing protein — encoded protein: MAYHELIKHFEKIRTYMHEFYIYGFKSRDDLYHNSKRSYDNERRRLESYLKDYMSFEYQSSKVIFLSIDSRRISHNPLYAAFQSKSFTAKDITLHFMIFDILYTPSIELSLQDILNQIDIYLEDFQHPLIFDESTLRKKLNEYTQLGLIQKNKSGKQNVYQRAVSIDLDDYKQALSFYSEIGILGVIGYYLLNKIPHQHIFRFKHHYIADAIDSEIIYQLFDAMQQRRDILIQSQNPHSQLQHTFHVIPLRIYISSQTGRTHLLAYSFHFKTIKSYRIDFMTDIILQDIQPTFQEHRQKLQQIEKHIWSIQCYPRKKLEHVEFVIFIQKYESYIYQRLLREKRCGDIIQIDDCHYRFVADVYDTLEMIPWIRTFICRITELHFSNRTIENEFKNDLLKMYQMYNIEGVDE
- a CDS encoding WYL domain-containing protein — encoded protein: MLFHEIYGCYYQSVHKMIELALEHKLTEEKMLEIIHKYAFQESPLHIIPAIKDENWQVITQSLQTPLQHSPTMPLTILEKRWLKSMSLDPRFKLFSIQFPHIDEEPLFTLEDYKIYDQYADGDPYDDKTYQKHFHLLLKAIENKRKVLISYLNKDIVCIPYQIEYSLKNDKFRLLTLDNRFHKTLNISKIKSIELLDTFSDIFHFPKQHLQNYLTIELFDERNCLDRVMTHFADMQKNAEQIDDKKYKITIFYQSDDETEVLIRILSFGPYVKVIGPESFVNLFKERLTQQKSCGLR